From one Chryseobacterium sp. 3008163 genomic stretch:
- a CDS encoding restriction endonuclease subunit S, whose protein sequence is MMNKEILISTLIDEISMGPFGSDIKVDNFINVGVPVLNGSNLVAYKLTENSFRYVSEEKANTYGKAIAKRGDIVITHRGTLGQISFIPTDSKFEKYVISQSQFRVRFNDKKVSSQFIVYLFHTEYGQKKLLSFKNHVGVPALAQATTNFKALKLTLPDLTIQQKIASVLSKLDDKIELNNKINDNLDLLAKTMYDYWFVQFDFPDETGKPYKSSGGKMIWNEVLKRKIPESWEIEN, encoded by the coding sequence ATGATGAATAAAGAGATACTAATTTCGACTTTGATCGATGAAATTTCTATGGGACCATTTGGCTCAGATATAAAAGTGGATAATTTTATTAATGTAGGAGTACCTGTTTTGAACGGATCTAATTTAGTAGCATATAAGCTTACTGAAAATTCCTTTAGATATGTGAGTGAGGAAAAAGCAAATACATATGGAAAAGCGATTGCAAAAAGAGGAGATATTGTAATCACACATCGAGGCACGTTAGGACAAATTTCATTTATTCCTACAGATTCAAAATTTGAAAAATACGTGATTTCACAAAGCCAATTTAGAGTAAGGTTTAATGACAAAAAAGTAAGTTCACAATTTATCGTCTATTTATTTCATACTGAATATGGTCAGAAAAAGCTTTTGTCATTTAAGAACCACGTTGGCGTACCTGCTTTGGCTCAAGCGACAACAAACTTTAAGGCATTAAAACTAACTTTACCAGATTTAACAATCCAACAAAAAATTGCATCTGTACTTTCCAAACTAGATGATAAAATTGAGCTCAATAATAAAATAAATGATAATTTAGATCTTCTTGCAAAAACGATGTACGATTACTGGTTTGTGCAATTTGATTTTCCAGATGAAACCGGAAAACCCTACAAATCAAGTGGTGGCAAAATGATTTGGAATGAAGTATTGAAGAGAAAGATCCCGGAAAGTTGGGAAATAGAAAATTGA
- a CDS encoding restriction endonuclease subunit S, which yields MSNQQQNQQLSSIRDWLLPMLMNGRLKWNDFVK from the coding sequence ATGAGCAATCAGCAACAAAACCAGCAACTTAGCTCTATCCGCGACTGGCTTTTACCAATGCTGATGAATGGCAGGTTAAAGTGGAATGATTTTGTAAAATAA
- a CDS encoding helix-turn-helix domain-containing protein, producing the protein MEQKVHQGRNVKRFREMLGIKQEALAFDLGDEWNQKKISLLEQKDVIEEDLLKAISNALKIPVEAFQNFDEEAAINVIANTFNNHDHSNPQFAGVINNSPTFNPLDKMVELYERMIQQQKEMIEKLEKLINK; encoded by the coding sequence ATGGAACAGAAAGTACATCAGGGAAGAAATGTAAAACGTTTTAGAGAAATGCTTGGGATAAAGCAGGAGGCTTTAGCTTTTGACTTGGGTGATGAATGGAATCAGAAGAAAATTTCTTTGTTGGAGCAGAAAGATGTGATTGAAGAAGATCTTTTAAAAGCAATTTCTAATGCACTTAAAATTCCTGTGGAAGCATTCCAGAATTTTGACGAGGAGGCAGCAATAAATGTTATAGCAAATACATTTAATAATCACGATCATTCTAATCCACAATTTGCAGGCGTTATTAATAATTCTCCAACATTTAACCCATTGGATAAGATGGTTGAATTATATGAACGTATGATACAACAACAAAAAGAGATGATTGAAAAATTAGAAAAGCTCATTAACAAATAA
- a CDS encoding class I SAM-dependent DNA methyltransferase — translation MTQDINFMTKTKSLIDNLKSVCANYGLGNDGNEFKIITQVFLYKFLNDKFRYAVKKEMPKLAESENFSIALKSLSEDDYSDLIDALDPNIPRLQPEHLISHLFVKQNDSDFAKLFDDTLRQVSIENADVFSVKSFTGAKDTLFDELTQFISDSSQRDAFAKALINKLFEFSFEEMFEQKYDFFATIFEYLIKDYNTDSGGKYAEYYTPHSVARIMAQILVPEPVKGVKCYDPSAGSGTLLMSLAHEIGEENCTIYSEDISQKSSNMLRLNLVLNNLTHSIPNIIKTNTIALPFYMDTKFEYIVSNPPFKLDFSDFHADLDKDAFKKRFFAGIPNIPKSKKESMSIYLLFIQHIMHSLSDNGKSAIVVPTGFITAQTGIEKKIRERLIENGWLRGVVSMPSNIFASTGTNVSVLLLDKKADNQHIVLMDASKLGETVKEGKNQRTVLKPEEEAKIIDTFNQKIAVEDLSVVVSKEDIAAKNYSFSAGQYFEVKIEYVDITAEEFAEKMNDFETNLQSLFEEGTALDLEIRKQLKVLKYDE, via the coding sequence ATGACGCAGGACATTAATTTTATGACCAAAACCAAATCGTTGATAGACAACCTAAAAAGTGTTTGTGCTAACTATGGCTTAGGAAATGATGGAAACGAATTTAAAATTATAACACAAGTATTTCTTTACAAATTCTTAAACGATAAATTTCGATATGCTGTAAAAAAAGAAATGCCAAAGTTAGCAGAATCCGAGAATTTTTCAATTGCCTTAAAATCGCTTTCTGAAGATGATTACTCAGATTTAATTGATGCACTAGATCCAAACATTCCAAGATTACAACCAGAGCATTTAATTTCTCATTTGTTTGTAAAACAAAATGATAGTGATTTTGCTAAATTGTTTGATGATACCTTGCGCCAGGTTTCGATTGAAAATGCCGATGTTTTTTCGGTAAAATCTTTCACCGGTGCAAAAGATACCTTGTTTGATGAACTTACACAGTTTATTTCGGATTCTTCGCAACGAGATGCATTTGCAAAAGCATTAATCAATAAATTATTTGAGTTTTCTTTCGAAGAAATGTTTGAACAGAAATACGATTTTTTTGCCACTATTTTTGAATATTTGATTAAAGACTATAACACTGATTCTGGAGGAAAATACGCCGAATATTATACGCCTCATTCAGTTGCTCGTATAATGGCGCAAATTTTAGTTCCAGAACCCGTAAAAGGTGTGAAATGTTACGATCCAAGTGCAGGATCGGGAACTTTATTAATGAGTTTAGCTCACGAGATTGGCGAAGAAAACTGTACTATCTATTCAGAAGATATTTCTCAAAAGTCGAGCAATATGTTGCGTTTGAATTTGGTTTTGAATAACCTGACGCATTCAATCCCGAATATCATTAAAACGAATACCATTGCGCTTCCTTTCTATATGGATACAAAATTTGAATACATTGTTTCAAATCCACCATTTAAATTAGATTTTTCTGATTTCCACGCAGATTTGGATAAAGACGCTTTTAAAAAAAGGTTCTTTGCAGGAATTCCTAATATTCCGAAAAGCAAAAAAGAATCGATGTCAATTTATTTATTGTTTATCCAACATATTATGCACAGTTTGAGCGATAATGGAAAATCAGCAATTGTAGTTCCAACAGGTTTTATCACTGCACAAACCGGTATTGAGAAAAAGATTCGTGAGCGCCTAATTGAAAATGGATGGCTTCGTGGTGTAGTAAGTATGCCGAGCAATATTTTTGCAAGTACAGGTACTAATGTTTCTGTTTTATTGTTGGATAAAAAAGCAGATAACCAACATATAGTCTTGATGGACGCCTCTAAATTGGGAGAAACCGTAAAAGAAGGTAAAAACCAACGTACAGTTTTAAAACCAGAAGAAGAAGCGAAAATTATTGATACATTCAATCAGAAAATTGCAGTTGAAGATCTATCCGTTGTCGTTAGCAAAGAAGATATTGCGGCTAAAAATTATTCGTTTTCAGCTGGACAATATTTTGAAGTAAAAATAGAATATGTTGACATTACCGCTGAAGAATTTGCAGAAAAAATGAATGATTTTGAAACAAACTTACAATCTCTTTTTGAAGAAGGAACTGCTTTAGATTTGGAGATTCGGAAGCAATTAAAAGTGTTGAAATATGATGAATAA
- a CDS encoding type I restriction endonuclease: MKFNEDSRVKIPALLHLMRLGYQYIPLNQQNRIEENNIFSAIFISQISKINRITEEEAGRVLDDINLELDYEDLGKKFYERLVATSGVKLIDFEHFNNNSFHITTELTCKAGDEEFRPDITVIINGLPLAFIEVKKPHNKEGVINERNRINTRFKNKQFRRFVNISQLLVFSNNMEYEDGIVEPIFGAFYATPSYEQVNFNYFREDLDYPVKQTLGGVEEKNENDLLKDNNLVVIKNSPEYITNKQENTPTNRILSSVFTKERLQFILRYAIAYIEEENSGKITYQKHIMRYPQIFATQAIATKLDAGQNKGIIWHTQGSGKTALAYFNVKHLTDHYAAKGIVPKFYFIVDRLDLLIQASSEFNNRGLKVNSVNSKQDFIKDLQVIGALHNDSGIPEITVVNIQKFSEDATALLNVNYDIKIQRVYFLDEAHRSYNPKGNYLANLINSDRNAVIIALTGTPLLKEVAKDYDSKMLFGNYFHKYYYNMSIADGYTLRLIREQIEGNFKMEMKEVMDQIKVLQGDITTRNIYAHPKFAEPLLDYITKDLIKFRRDLDDNSLGGLVVCDSADQAKELFRLFQEKYGEQETDASLLMVAEPKAKYGRNEDVKLTSALILHDENDKSVRKELISAYKKAKVDILFVYNMLLTGFDAKRLKKLYLARVIQDHNLLQTLTRVNRPYKKYQYGYVVDFADISKAFDRTNKLYFDELQDQLGDEMEMYSHLFKTEEEIQQDIKEIKETLFHYDTQNREIFSQQIAQITDKSRLTQLIKALRTAKELKNIIAVNGYEALDGIADFEIWNRLLIEAQGRLDNLNFVESIGNDDASKNLLNTALEDIIFQFIKVDESELVLADEFKNILRKARESLQNNFDQFDPQFVSLRQELERIFKKKNLSEINQTDMIENMHLLQKLYDQAKELNRKNALLKAKYENDEKYSRIHKRLSEKGDLNAKEMQLHKALMQVKQQVDDKLEGQEDLIKNEAFFKRYLLQLVVQEFKKKEQIEMDQAMKNNISNLIANEYLQQFQYR; the protein is encoded by the coding sequence GACGATATTAATCTTGAATTGGATTATGAAGATCTTGGGAAAAAGTTTTATGAACGCTTAGTGGCTACTTCAGGAGTTAAATTAATTGATTTTGAGCATTTTAATAACAATAGTTTTCACATTACCACAGAATTAACTTGTAAAGCAGGGGATGAAGAATTTCGCCCAGATATTACAGTTATAATTAATGGTTTGCCACTGGCTTTTATTGAAGTAAAAAAACCTCATAACAAAGAGGGTGTAATTAATGAACGTAATAGAATCAATACTCGTTTTAAAAATAAACAATTTCGCCGTTTTGTAAACATTTCTCAATTGTTAGTTTTTTCCAATAATATGGAATACGAAGACGGAATTGTAGAGCCAATTTTTGGTGCATTTTACGCAACGCCATCTTATGAACAAGTCAATTTTAATTATTTCCGAGAGGATTTAGACTACCCAGTAAAACAAACCTTAGGAGGTGTTGAAGAAAAAAATGAAAATGATTTACTCAAAGACAACAACTTGGTTGTCATTAAAAACAGTCCGGAATACATTACCAACAAACAGGAGAACACACCTACCAATCGAATTTTAAGTTCAGTTTTTACCAAAGAACGTTTGCAGTTTATTTTGCGATATGCTATTGCTTATATAGAAGAAGAAAATTCAGGTAAAATTACGTACCAGAAACACATTATGCGTTATCCGCAAATATTTGCAACGCAGGCAATTGCTACAAAATTGGATGCTGGACAAAACAAAGGTATCATTTGGCACACGCAAGGTTCAGGAAAAACGGCTTTAGCTTACTTTAACGTTAAGCATCTCACTGATCATTATGCTGCAAAGGGAATTGTACCTAAGTTTTATTTTATCGTTGATCGTTTAGATTTATTAATACAAGCTTCCAGTGAATTTAATAATCGTGGGTTAAAAGTTAATTCTGTAAATTCTAAACAAGATTTCATCAAAGACTTACAGGTTATTGGAGCTTTGCATAATGACAGTGGAATTCCAGAAATTACTGTTGTCAATATTCAGAAATTTTCGGAAGATGCAACGGCTTTATTGAATGTCAATTATGATATCAAGATTCAGCGTGTTTATTTTTTAGATGAAGCGCACCGAAGCTATAATCCAAAAGGTAATTATTTAGCAAATCTTATTAATTCAGATCGGAATGCGGTTATTATTGCCTTGACCGGAACTCCATTATTAAAAGAAGTTGCGAAAGATTATGACTCTAAAATGCTTTTTGGTAATTATTTTCATAAATATTACTACAATATGTCCATTGCAGACGGATATACATTACGTTTAATTCGTGAACAGATTGAAGGAAACTTTAAGATGGAAATGAAAGAGGTGATGGATCAAATTAAAGTATTGCAAGGTGATATAACTACCCGAAATATTTATGCGCATCCTAAGTTTGCAGAACCTTTGTTAGATTATATTACAAAGGATTTAATCAAATTTAGAAGGGATTTAGATGACAACTCTTTAGGTGGATTAGTAGTTTGCGATTCAGCAGATCAAGCCAAAGAATTGTTTCGTTTGTTTCAAGAGAAGTATGGAGAACAAGAAACAGATGCAAGTCTATTAATGGTTGCAGAACCAAAAGCAAAATACGGGCGAAATGAAGATGTTAAATTAACTTCTGCTCTGATTCTTCACGATGAAAATGATAAGTCTGTTCGGAAAGAATTAATCAGTGCTTACAAAAAAGCTAAAGTTGATATTCTCTTTGTTTACAATATGTTGCTGACAGGTTTTGATGCAAAACGTTTGAAAAAATTATATTTGGCGCGTGTAATTCAAGATCACAACTTATTGCAAACATTGACAAGAGTCAATCGTCCTTACAAAAAATATCAGTATGGTTATGTCGTGGACTTTGCAGATATCTCAAAAGCATTCGATCGTACCAATAAATTGTATTTCGATGAATTGCAAGATCAGCTTGGTGATGAAATGGAAATGTATTCTCACTTATTCAAGACAGAAGAAGAAATCCAGCAAGATATTAAAGAAATTAAGGAAACATTGTTTCATTATGATACTCAAAATAGGGAAATTTTCTCCCAACAAATTGCCCAAATCACAGATAAAAGTAGGCTTACTCAATTAATAAAAGCTTTAAGAACTGCAAAAGAATTAAAAAATATCATTGCTGTTAACGGCTATGAAGCTTTGGACGGAATTGCAGATTTTGAAATTTGGAATAGATTATTAATAGAAGCTCAAGGCAGATTGGATAATCTAAATTTTGTAGAAAGTATTGGCAATGATGATGCTTCTAAAAATTTGTTGAATACAGCACTTGAAGATATTATTTTTCAATTTATAAAAGTAGATGAGAGTGAATTGGTTTTAGCAGATGAGTTTAAAAATATCCTGCGCAAAGCCAGAGAATCACTTCAAAATAATTTCGATCAATTTGATCCTCAATTTGTAAGTTTACGTCAAGAACTAGAAAGGATTTTTAAGAAGAAAAACCTGAGTGAAATCAATCAAACTGATATGATTGAAAATATGCATCTTTTACAAAAACTTTACGATCAGGCCAAAGAGCTTAATCGTAAAAATGCTTTACTGAAAGCCAAATACGAAAACGACGAAAAATACTCTCGAATTCATAAAAGATTAAGCGAAAAGGGAGATCTTAACGCCAAAGAAATGCAATTGCATAAAGCACTGATGCAAGTAAAACAACAGGTCGATGACAAATTAGAAGGACAAGAAGATTTAATTAAAAACGAAGCTTTCTTCAAACGTTATCTTTTGCAATTGGTTGTACAGGAATTTAAGAAGAAGGAACAAATTGAAATGGATCAGGCAATGAAAAATAATATTAGTAATTTAATAGCAAATGAATATTTGCAACAATTTCAATACAGATAA
- a CDS encoding FRG domain-containing protein — MREISNLDLKLQLINEYLRTGGVEKIFDSNLLQDLINIKFHKNGKADPNTVTPRANAFMLAILGSHSLPPLLHEEYISEYKSHIQKSLFFDQIKIETEEQIEELFEKYKGEQKFLFRGQREAKWRLYSSLQRFWVWDKFKKEQIEYDDFLKNIVAKGKKEFSKEINEILNQIHIDSLNELAILGFLQHHNCPTPLLDWTYDFNNALFFGIDGIQQSDSVVEIDNYFSIYFIEEDHFGQGGMRQIMDESLKTIGEEYKLNLIKMIASTPEIEKEMIEKFQSRSFFDKEKLTGSGLISKMTEIDTLTNIPVTYFSDKDISNGIAFSLYNSQNIIKQDGVFIWNNSFDKPLEVIGQEQYNEEKENSDQNDYRFSECYNINKSLEPYIRKKLGNLGITSETIYPDKNFDANSIYLEAKKEFL; from the coding sequence ATGAGAGAAATATCTAACCTTGATTTAAAACTTCAGCTAATCAATGAATATTTAAGGACTGGTGGTGTGGAGAAGATATTCGATAGTAACTTATTACAAGATTTAATCAATATTAAATTTCATAAAAATGGTAAAGCAGACCCGAATACAGTTACTCCTAGAGCAAATGCATTTATGTTAGCAATTCTTGGCTCCCATTCACTACCACCATTATTGCACGAAGAATATATTTCAGAATATAAAAGTCACATACAAAAAAGTTTGTTTTTCGATCAAATAAAAATTGAGACAGAAGAACAAATTGAAGAATTATTTGAAAAATATAAAGGTGAACAGAAATTTTTATTCAGAGGACAGCGTGAAGCAAAATGGCGTCTATATAGTTCTTTGCAACGTTTTTGGGTGTGGGATAAATTCAAAAAAGAACAAATAGAATATGATGATTTTTTAAAAAATATTGTTGCAAAAGGCAAAAAGGAGTTTTCTAAAGAAATCAATGAGATACTAAATCAAATTCATATTGACTCACTAAATGAATTAGCTATTCTTGGTTTCTTACAACATCATAATTGTCCAACTCCTCTGTTAGATTGGACATATGATTTTAATAATGCACTATTTTTTGGAATTGACGGAATTCAACAAAGTGATAGTGTTGTGGAAATTGATAATTATTTCAGTATTTATTTCATTGAAGAAGACCATTTCGGACAAGGAGGAATGAGACAGATAATGGACGAAAGTTTAAAGACTATCGGTGAAGAATATAAATTGAATTTAATAAAAATGATTGCGAGTACTCCGGAAATCGAGAAGGAAATGATAGAGAAATTTCAAAGTCGTAGTTTTTTTGATAAAGAAAAATTGACCGGTTCAGGATTGATTTCAAAAATGACTGAAATTGATACATTAACAAATATTCCAGTAACTTATTTTAGTGACAAAGACATTTCCAATGGTATCGCATTTTCTTTATATAACAGCCAAAATATAATAAAACAAGATGGGGTTTTTATTTGGAATAATTCATTTGATAAACCATTAGAAGTTATTGGTCAGGAACAATACAATGAAGAAAAAGAAAACAGTGATCAGAATGATTATAGATTTTCAGAGTGTTATAACATTAATAAAAGTTTGGAACCATATATAAGGAAAAAACTTGGCAATTTAGGAATTACAAGTGAAACTATATATCCAGATAAAAATTTTGATGCAAACTCAATCTATTTAGAAGCAAAAAAAGAATTCTTATGA
- a CDS encoding FRG domain-containing protein — MNENKIESIAEFENVISEIKFGRLPFIGENYQELYRGQSKESYELKSGISRYASSPDDIGQLEKEIIKDFQDLINESTNPKKFIQLSKQEDFENDWRWLEQMQHYRLPTRLLDWTLEAKIALFFAVERNFEDDGQFWIFKSPLNWSCDDHFDINPYSEELDIISNSSFYVEDDYLDKIAEQRRGFQSGKFTVQDCNKSMIALENQNEIKDKFIKYVIPANSKRTFLDYVAKCNITEETVYVKYDDEIENLVSKIKTKYNFK; from the coding sequence ATGAACGAAAATAAAATTGAATCAATTGCTGAATTTGAAAATGTTATTTCAGAAATAAAGTTTGGAAGATTACCTTTCATTGGTGAAAACTATCAAGAACTCTATCGTGGACAATCTAAAGAATCATATGAATTAAAATCGGGGATTTCCCGTTATGCAAGTTCACCCGATGATATTGGACAATTAGAAAAAGAAATTATAAAAGATTTTCAAGACTTAATAAATGAATCAACCAATCCAAAAAAGTTTATCCAATTATCTAAGCAAGAAGATTTTGAAAATGATTGGCGCTGGCTTGAACAAATGCAACATTACAGACTACCGACAAGATTACTGGACTGGACATTGGAAGCCAAAATAGCTTTATTTTTTGCAGTAGAGAGAAATTTTGAAGATGATGGACAATTTTGGATTTTTAAAAGTCCTTTGAACTGGTCTTGTGACGATCATTTTGACATCAATCCATATTCAGAAGAATTGGATATTATTTCTAATAGCAGTTTCTATGTTGAAGATGATTATTTGGATAAAATTGCTGAACAACGTAGAGGATTTCAATCTGGAAAGTTTACAGTTCAGGATTGTAATAAATCTATGATAGCTCTGGAAAATCAAAATGAGATTAAAGATAAATTTATCAAATATGTAATTCCTGCGAATTCAAAAAGAACATTTTTAGATTACGTGGCAAAATGCAATATCACGGAAGAGACAGTATATGTAAAATATGATGATGAAATCGAAAATCTGGTTTCGAAAATCAAAACTAAATACAATTTCAAATAG
- a CDS encoding restriction endonuclease subunit S: MTKEYLLKDLLKIKNGKDHKTIPNGNIPIFGSGGIMRYGNQFLYNKPSILLPRKGTLDNIQFSKIPFWTVDTIYYTEIIENITEPYFLYNYLKILDLKNLNTGTGVPSMTFDSYYNLKIQLPTLDVQKKIANILGDIDNKIDLNNRINDNLFYKITQF; encoded by the coding sequence ATGACGAAAGAATACCTACTAAAAGATCTACTTAAAATAAAAAATGGTAAAGACCACAAAACTATTCCGAATGGTAATATTCCTATTTTTGGAAGTGGCGGAATTATGCGATATGGCAATCAGTTTTTGTATAACAAGCCTAGTATTTTGCTCCCAAGAAAAGGAACCTTAGATAATATTCAATTTTCGAAAATACCCTTCTGGACAGTTGACACAATTTATTACACTGAAATTATTGAAAACATTACAGAACCTTATTTTCTCTATAACTATTTGAAAATATTAGATTTAAAAAATCTAAATACTGGAACCGGAGTTCCAAGTATGACGTTTGATAGTTATTATAATTTGAAAATACAATTACCTACTCTTGATGTCCAAAAGAAAATTGCCAATATCCTGGGAGATATTGACAATAAGATTGATTTAAACAATCGAATAAATGATAATTTATTTTACAAAATCACTCAATTTTAA
- the xerA gene encoding site-specific tyrosine recombinase/integron integrase yields the protein MKELVKQEIMNAMNAVLNFQQIMMLEKVIHQSFHNVEITLQNKENQNFKDSNQSILSLFISSKKVEGCSEKSLKYYFSTIENLLLKLKKNITNISTNDLRFYLSDYQEVRKSSKVTIDNIRRIFSSFFSWLEDEDYILKSPVRRIHKIKSPRIIKEILSDEEIEVLRDNCKEIRDLTLIEILISTGIRVGELVKINRKDINFHERSCIVTGKGNKEREVYFDARSKIHLTQYLKSRTDDNEALFVSLSKPHQRLSIGGVENVLRKLGLKTQINKVHPHKFRRTLATMAIDKGMPIEQVQKLLGHVKIDTTMHYVMVNQANVKIAHRKFIS from the coding sequence ATGAAGGAATTAGTGAAACAAGAAATTATGAATGCAATGAATGCGGTTTTGAATTTTCAACAGATAATGATGCTGGAAAAGGTAATTCATCAAAGTTTTCACAATGTAGAAATTACTTTACAAAATAAAGAAAATCAAAACTTTAAAGACAGCAATCAATCGATTCTAAGCCTTTTTATTTCTTCTAAAAAAGTGGAAGGTTGCTCCGAAAAATCTTTGAAATATTATTTTTCAACGATTGAGAATTTGCTTCTAAAACTAAAGAAAAATATTACTAATATTTCCACCAATGATTTAAGATTTTACCTTTCTGATTATCAAGAAGTCAGGAAATCAAGCAAGGTTACGATTGATAATATCCGAAGAATATTTTCTAGCTTTTTTTCTTGGCTTGAAGACGAAGATTACATTTTGAAAAGTCCTGTTAGACGAATTCATAAAATAAAATCTCCTAGAATTATTAAAGAAATTCTGAGTGATGAAGAAATAGAAGTTTTGCGAGACAATTGCAAAGAAATCAGAGATTTAACATTAATCGAAATACTCATTTCTACAGGAATAAGGGTTGGCGAACTTGTGAAAATTAACCGAAAAGATATTAATTTTCACGAACGTTCTTGTATTGTGACCGGAAAAGGAAATAAGGAACGAGAAGTTTATTTTGATGCACGAAGCAAAATTCATTTAACACAATATCTAAAATCACGGACTGATGACAACGAAGCCCTTTTCGTTTCACTGTCAAAACCTCATCAAAGGCTTTCTATTGGTGGTGTGGAAAATGTATTACGAAAATTGGGACTAAAAACTCAAATCAACAAAGTACATCCTCATAAATTCAGACGAACTCTTGCAACTATGGCAATAGACAAAGGGATGCCTATTGAGCAGGTTCAAAAATTATTAGGTCACGTGAAAATTGACACCACAATGCATTACGTAATGGTTAATCAAGCAAATGTTAAGATTGCCCATAGAAAATTTATAAGTTAA